The Pangasianodon hypophthalmus isolate fPanHyp1 chromosome 2, fPanHyp1.pri, whole genome shotgun sequence genome window below encodes:
- the c1qtnf6b gene encoding complement C1q tumor necrosis factor-related protein 1, protein MSGFFLPVLLLLPLVASVPSPSRSPPKYCRRCCDHLDPPLSSSARPVAYQTPEVRTFINMTILKGDKGDRGERGTPGKAGAEGPPGSRGATGPKGSKGQAGAPGDPCKTQHSSFSVGRRKALHSDDYYQALLFDTVFVNLDEHFNMFKGKFYCYVAGIYFFNINIHTWNFKETYLHLMQNEREQVILYAQPSDRSIMQSQSVMLSLELNDEVWVRLFKRERENAIYSDDVDVYITFNGYLVAPAA, encoded by the exons ATGTCTGGATTCTTTTTACCTGTGCTGTTGCTCCTCCCCCTGGTGGCCTCTGTCCCATCCCCTTCCAGGTCACCACCCAAATACTGCCGCAGGTGCTGCGATCACCTGGACCCGCCCCTCAGCAGCTCGGCCCGTCCCGTGGCCTATCAGACTCCAGAGGTTCGAACGTTCATTAACATGACCATTCTCAAAG GCGATAAAGGTGATCGAGGTGAGAGAGGAACTCCGGGTAAGGCAGGAGCAGAAGGTCCTCCAGGTTCCAGAGGTGCCACTGGCCCTAAAGGCAGCAAAGGGCAGGCTGGAGCTCCAGGAGACCCTTGCAAGACACAGCACTCGTCCTTCTCGGTGGGCCGCAGGAAGGCCCTCCACAGCGATGACTATTACCAGGCGCTGCTCTTTGATACCGTCTTTGTTAACCTTGATGAACACTTCAACATGTTTAAAGGCAAGTTCTACTGCTATGTGGCGGGTATTTACTTCTTCAACATCAACATCCACACGTGGAACTTCAAGGAGACCTACCTGCACCTGATGCAGAATGAACGTGAGCAGGTGATCCTGTATGCTCAGCCCAGTGACCGCTCCATCATGCAGAGCCAGAGCGTCATGCTTTCTCTTGAGCTTAATGATGAAGTCTGGGTGCGCCTCTTCAAGCGTGAGCGTGAGAATGCCATTTATAGCGATGACGTTGACGTCTACATCACCTTCAATGGCTACCTGGTGGCTCCTGCCGCATAG